One genomic segment of Gossypium arboreum isolate Shixiya-1 chromosome 3, ASM2569848v2, whole genome shotgun sequence includes these proteins:
- the LOC128290562 gene encoding uncharacterized protein LOC128290562, translating into MFTRLSLFDDGSLLAKLQVKATWTEQIKGKQLKDESLGPQFRQIESGETLDFGLNGGNKMYVDLCEVYRWSGLKRDWERVTMDFVSRLPLTPSKKDSVLVIVDRLAKSAHFISVHTDYSLQKLAKLYVSEIVRLYKVRRQYCVPPSDRWSVREVDSDIEGYVKKLCNRFLRQLGGLLAVSRRKKIEYSAGDLVFLNVSPWKKILRFGQKGKLSPRFIRPYYILKLVGPVAYQLELPPMLDRIHDVFHFSKLRRYHSDPTHIVSTKEIEVRPDPTFDEEPVQIIYRDVKVLRRKPVPLVKVLWCNHSSEEATWEP; encoded by the exons ATGTTCACTCGTCTCAGCTTGTTCgatgatggtagtctgttggcCAAACTTCAGGTTAAAGCGACGTGGACGGAAcaaattaagggtaaacagttgaaggatgagtcactgggtcctCAATTTCGACAGATAGAGAGTGGGGAAACTTTAGATTTTGGATTGAACG gtggaaataagatgtatgtAGATCTTTGTGAGGTATATCGGTGGTCAGGGCTTAAGCGTGAT tgggagagggtgaccatggattttgttagtCGGCTGCCCTTAACGCCTTCTAAGAAAGATTCGGTATTGGTCATCGTGGATCGTTTGgccaagtctgcccatttcataTCGGTTCATACTGATTACTCACTACAGAAACTGGCTAAGCTATATGTATCGGAGATAGTGCGACT GTACAAGGTTAGACGTCAATACTGCGTTccaccctcagacagatggtcagtcagagaggttGATTCAGATATTGAAGGATATGTTAAGAAGTTGTGTAATAGAtttctgaggcagttgggaggactacttgctgTTAGcaga CGTAAGAAGATTGAGTACTCGGcgggggacttagtttttcttaatgtctcaccgtggaagaagatACTGAGATTTGGtcagaagggcaagttaagccctaggtttattaggCCGTACTATATATTGAAGCTTGTAGGACCagttgcctatcaacttgagttacctccaaTGTTGGACcggattcatgacgtgtttcactTCTCCAAGCTGAGGCGATATCATTCGGATCCTACACATATTGTCTCGAccaaggagattgaggttaggccagatccgACTTTTGATGAAGAACCAGTGCAAATTATATATCGTGATGTGAAGGTTTTAAGAAGAAAGCCAGTTCCGCTGGTTAAGGTACTATGGTGTAATCACAGTtctgaggaagccacatgggaaccctaG